A window of Malania oleifera isolate guangnan ecotype guangnan chromosome 2, ASM2987363v1, whole genome shotgun sequence genomic DNA:
CCTCTGATTCAATGTAAACGTAATGGTGCAAAGCTTTTTCAATATTATTTGGACAGAACTGCTCCTCATTCTGTATGTAGATGGGTTGGAACCCTTGTTGTAGCAGCTGTTTACATTTTGCGGGTTTATCATCTTCAAGGATTTTATGTTGTTTCATATGCTCTGGGAATTTTTCTGTTGAATCTGTTGATTGGGTTCCTGTCGCCTTTGGCGGAATCTGACCTGGAAGTTACAAAGAAGCCTTTGCTACCAACAAAAGGTTCAGATGAGTTCAAGCCTTTCATTCGTCGGCTCTCTGAGTTTAAGTTCTGGTAACTCATCTTTCACTGATAACCCTGAACTGAATTTTTTCTGGTTGTTTGTTGGACAATATTGCTTTAGGTTTCCCATATGCTATAGCTTATTGTCATGTGATCTCAGTACGCTATAATTTCCATCTTGCTGCCTCCTTTTTCACTTTTTTTATTGATGCTGAAAGTACGTCTATTTGTTCTGTGGGTTTCTTTAGAGGAAGAGAAAATTTCTAAAGGCAAAATTTTGACAAGAAATTCTGGTATAACATTGGGAAATAGAGGAATGTGGATTTCACTGCTTGATAAACTATGCTCGAGTTTTATGAGAAAATTCACCTGCAATTTTAAAGAAGCTGCATTGTAACTCACACTGGTTGATTGCATGATAAAAACTGTGTCATATCCAAGTAGTTTCAaggttatttttttttggaaatgcaGTTGTTGGAATGTGGTTAGTATTCTGCAATGTCATAATCGGAAAATGAAGCTCAAATTTTTTATTTGCAATTTGCGTTGTGCTTCTTGCAATGCATTTCCTCATGCTTGCACAATTTTATCCTTTTTATACATTTATTTAGATTTTGAAATCACTGATTATCATTTTTCCAACATATATTTTTCTCCAATGATGTTAGTCTTAAATTGCagtaaaattttaaactttaataaGAAGCAAAATAAGATGGGATACTAATTACATTGAACCAATACATTTTGCAAGAATTAGGCGGATTTAACATCTTCAAATGGTGTTTTTGGTTCCTTAAAATTGACAAAAATACAAAATGTCCTGGCAGATGCCATCATAGAATAGGTAAATAGGTTACTTTAACATTTCTTTCATATGTTTGAATCTGT
This region includes:
- the LOC131149048 gene encoding protein RER1B-like; its protein translation is MGGIRGSAPSAAVPLIQCKRNGAKLFQYYLDRTAPHSVCRWVGTLVVAAVYILRVYHLQGFYVVSYALGIFLLNLLIGFLSPLAESDLEVTKKPLLPTKGSDEFKPFIRRLSEFKFWYYVTLSFCVAFVATFFSVFDVPILWPVLLSYWIVLFIVTMRHQIHHMIKYKYVPFSYGKQRYVAKKSSANSLSLGGRRHVRWPRMG